The following are encoded in a window of Pseudomonas sp. JQ170C genomic DNA:
- a CDS encoding type II secretion system F family protein: MRYELKALGKAGVVLLTLDAQDAGQARQQAEQQGLRVVSVRSCERFAKLRWRRGEVFDLVLFSQELTTLLNAGLPLIDALESLAEKESAPQARKTLGELVRLLYEGKSFSQSLAQLPSVFPPLYVALVQSSEKTGALGDALGRYVAYRQRMDEVRQKIISASIYPLLLLLVGGGVVLFLLGYVVPRFSLVFEGLGTELPWLSRLLMQAGMFLHAHQAPLGIGFVATMVAMFVLRRDPRVRRWLNRQLERLPALHRRLVMYELARFYRSLGILLQGGIPILTAMQMARGLLGAAASQRLEHACERVREGLSLSAALEAGQLVTPVSLRLLRAGEQSGNLGQMMERSADFYDEEIGRWIEWFVRLFEPLLMTFIGLLIGFIVILMYMPIFELASSIH, translated from the coding sequence GGGTGGTCAGCGTGCGCAGTTGCGAGCGCTTCGCCAAGCTGCGCTGGCGGCGTGGCGAGGTGTTCGACCTGGTGCTGTTCAGCCAGGAACTGACCACCCTGCTCAACGCCGGCCTGCCGCTGATCGACGCCCTGGAAAGCCTGGCCGAGAAAGAGTCGGCGCCCCAGGCCCGCAAGACCCTGGGCGAGCTGGTGCGCCTGTTGTACGAAGGCAAGTCGTTCTCCCAGTCGCTAGCCCAGTTGCCGAGTGTGTTCCCGCCGCTCTACGTCGCCCTGGTGCAGTCCAGCGAAAAGACCGGTGCCCTGGGGGATGCCCTGGGCCGCTATGTTGCCTATCGCCAGCGCATGGACGAAGTCCGCCAGAAGATCATCAGCGCCTCGATTTACCCGCTGTTGCTGTTGTTGGTCGGCGGCGGCGTGGTGCTGTTCCTGCTCGGCTATGTGGTGCCGCGTTTCAGCCTGGTGTTCGAGGGCCTGGGCACGGAACTGCCCTGGCTGTCGCGGTTGTTGATGCAGGCCGGTATGTTCCTGCATGCCCACCAGGCACCCCTGGGCATCGGCTTTGTCGCAACGATGGTGGCAATGTTCGTGCTGCGCCGCGACCCGCGCGTACGGCGCTGGCTCAACCGTCAACTCGAACGCTTGCCGGCCCTGCACCGGCGGCTGGTGATGTATGAACTGGCACGGTTCTACCGCTCGCTGGGGATTCTGCTTCAGGGCGGCATCCCGATCCTGACGGCCATGCAGATGGCCCGCGGCCTGCTGGGGGCTGCTGCCAGCCAGCGCCTGGAGCACGCCTGCGAACGGGTGCGCGAGGGCTTGTCGCTGTCGGCGGCGCTGGAGGCCGGGCAGCTGGTTACGCCGGTGTCGCTGCGCTTGCTGCGCGCCGGTGAGCAGTCGGGCAACCTGGGGCAGATGATGGAACGCAGCGCCGACTTCTACGACGAAGAGATCGGCCGCTGGATCGAGTGGTTCGTGCGCCTGTTCGAGCCGTTGCTGATGACCTTCATCGGGCTGTTGATCGGCTTTATCGTGATCTTGATGTACATGCCGATTTTCGAGCTGGCCTCGAGCATCCACTAG